The DNA region GTCGTCCCTGGCAGGAGCCCGACGAGGCGACCGAGTCGCTGGGCCGCACCGACCTGCACTCGGCGATCGACGCGCAGGGCCGGCTCACCGAGACCCGCAGCGATCTCGGCAGCGCGTTCGGCGACTGGGAGTCCATCCGGGAGAAGGTGCACGAGCTTGCCGCGCGCGCCCCCGAGCGTCTGGGCACCGACGTGCTGGCCGCGTTGCGGTCAGCCGAACGCGATCCCGCCGGATGCAGCGACGACGAGTATCTCGCGCTGGCCACCGCTGAAGGGCCGGCAATGGATGCGGTTGCCGCACTGGCTGATTCACTGCGGCGCGACGTCGTCGGCGACGACGTGACGTTTGTGGTCAACCGCAACATCAACTTCACCAACATCTGCTACACCGGGTGCCGCTTCTGCGCTTTCGCCCAGCGCAAAGGTGACGCCGACGCCTTCTCGCTGTCGACCGGTGAGGTCGCCGAGCGGGCATGGCAGGCGCACGTCGCCGGGGCGACCGAGGTCTGCATGCAGGGCGGCATCGACCCCGAACTGCCGGTCACCGGCTACGCGGACCTGGTCCGTGCGGTCAAGGCGCGGGTGCCGTCGATGCACGTGCACGCGTTCAGCCCGATGGAGATCTCCAACGGAGTCACCAAGAGCGGCTTGAGTATTCGCGAATGGCTGATTTCGCTGCGGGAAGCCGGGTTGGGCTCGATTCCGGGCACCGCGGCGGAGATCCTCGACGACGAGGTGCGCTGGATCCTGACCAAGGGCAAGCTGCCGACCTCGGCGTGGATCGACGTGGTCACCACCGCCCACGAGGTCGGGCTGCGGTCGAGTTCGACGATGATGTACGGCCACGTCGATACACCCAAGCACTGGGTGGGACACCTCCGGGTGCTGCGCGGAATCCAGGATCGGACAGGCGGATTCACCGAGTTCGTGCCGTTGCCGTTCGTCCATCAGTCCTCACCGCTGTACCTGGCGGGCGGGGCCCGGCCGGGGCCGACGCACCGGGACAATCGCGCAGTGCACGCGCTGGCACGAATCATGTTGCACGGCCGGATCTCCAACATCCAGACCAGTTGGGTGAAGCTCGGTATCGAGCGCACCCAGGTGATGCTCAGCGGCGGCGCAAACGATCTCGGCGGCACCCTGATGGAGGAGACCATCTCCAGAATGGCGGGTTCGGAGTTCGGCTCGTACAAGAGCGTCGAGGATCTGGTCGGTATCGCTGCCGGTATCGGCCGTCCCGCGCGGCAGCGCACCACCACCTACACCCCGCTGGCCGCCTAGGCTTTGCCCCGCGAGCGCGCATGTCTGTACGCCGACACGCCGTAACTGCTGGCATTCTGCGCGCGCTCGCGGGCGTCGACCCGGACCTCTTTGCTCGTCGGCGAGGCTGGTAGGACTGACGGTGTGAAGCTTCGACGGATTGTCACCGACGGTGTCCTGGAACTGCAGGCGCTGGCATCCGACGGGTCGTGGGCGCCGACGCAGGATCGGTCAGCACTGGGCGGTGCGGTGTTCGACGGGGATTGGGAACTCGCGGCCGCTATGCGCCACCTGGACGCGGCCGGACACGTGCTCCCGTTCCAGCCCGTCTCGTTCCGCGATTTCCTGCTCTACGAACGACACGCGATCGACGCGGCACGCGGGCTGGTCAAGCGGTTCCACCCCGGGCAGTTCCGCGCGACCGCGGCCGTCGAGAAGCTGACGCGCAAACCGTTCCCGCTGTTCAAACCCAAGGCGCTGTTCTACCGGCAACCCGTCTACTACATGTCCAACCATTTGAACTTCGTGCCCAGTGGCAGTCCGGTCGCGATCCCGTCGTACTCCTCGGCGCTGGACTTCGAACTGGAGATCGGCTTTGTGCTCAAAGCCCCACTGTTCGACGCGAGCCCGCGGGACGCGCTCGACGCGATCGGCGCGTTCGTGGTGGTCAACGACTTCAGTGCCCGCGATGTCCAGCGCAGGGAGATGGCGACCGGCTTCGGGCCGCAGAAGGCCAAGCATTTTTTGTCGTCGATGTCGGTGATC from Mycobacterium sp. DL includes:
- a CDS encoding fumarylacetoacetate hydrolase family protein, with the translated sequence MKLRRIVTDGVLELQALASDGSWAPTQDRSALGGAVFDGDWELAAAMRHLDAAGHVLPFQPVSFRDFLLYERHAIDAARGLVKRFHPGQFRATAAVEKLTRKPFPLFKPKALFYRQPVYYMSNHLNFVPSGSPVAIPSYSSALDFELEIGFVLKAPLFDASPRDALDAIGAFVVVNDFSARDVQRREMATGFGPQKAKHFLSSMSVIAVSADEILPRIDDLSGSVAINGTTISTVFSSGMQWSLGEVLAHASRSEMLYPGELFATGTLPGGSGMETGRWLRPGDRLTLAIDQIGEISHPISEAPGPVT